In the genome of Mycobacterium sp. 3519A, the window CGTCGTGGTGGTGAACATGTCGCTGGCGCCGCTACTTGCCGATGTGCTGCCGCAGCTGACCTCGGTGCAGACCGTGATCGCGGTCGGCGACGGCGACCTGGCGCCGCTGACCGTGTCCGGTAAGGACGTGATTCGCTACGACGATCTGCTCGACGGCCAGCCACTGGAGTTCGGCTGGCCCGATCTCGACGAAAGATGCGCCGCCGCAATGTGTTACACGAGCGGCACCACCGGAAATCCGAAGGGCGTGGTGTACAGCCACCGCTCCAGTTACCTGCATTCGATGTCGGTGTGCACCGCCAACGGCCTCGGCCTGCGCGACGGCGACCGCGTCCTTCCGGTCGTGCCGATGTTCCACGCGAACGCATGGGGTCAGCCGTATGCGGCGGTGATGGCCGGGTCCGACCTGCTGCTGCCGGACCGCTTTCTGCAGGCCGCACCGCTGGTCGACATGATCGAACAGCGCCGCCCCACCGTAGCCGCCGCGGTGCCGACCATCTGGAACGATGTGCTGCAATATCTGCACGCCAATCCCGGCCGCGATATCTCGTCGCTGCGGATCGTGGCCTGCGGCGGTTCGGCTGTCCCCGTCGGGTTGATGAAGGAATACGAGCAGTCCTACGGCGTGCACATCCGGCAGGCCTGGGGCATGACGGAGACCTCGCCGCTGGCAGCGATCGCGACACCGCCGCCGGAGGCCACCGAGGCGGACCACTGGACCCTGCGCGCCACCGCGGGCCGGGTGATCAGCGGAGTCGACGTCCGACTCGTCGACGACGCCGGATGCGTGCTGCCCAACGACGGTAAGGCCGTGGGCGAGATCGAGATTCGCGGACCGTGGATCACCGGTTCGTACTATCAGAATGCCGATCCCGCGAAGTTCGACGACGGCTGGCTTCGTACCGGGGACGTCGGCCGTATCGATCCGCAGGGTTTTATCACGCTGACCGATCGCGCCAAGGACGTCATCAAGTCGGGCGGCGAATGGATTTCGTCGGTCGAATTGGAATTGCTGCTGGCCGACCATCCCGCGGTGCTGGAGGCGGCGGTGGTGGCGGTGCCCGACGACCGGTGGCAGGAACGACCGTTGGCGGCGGTGGTGGGCAAACAGGATGCTGCGGTCACCGCGCCTGAATTGCGAAAGCATCTCTGCGACAGGGTGGCTCGCTTCTGGCTGCCGGAGCGCTGGACGTTCATCGACGAAGTGCCGAAGACCGGCGTCGGCAAGTTCGACAAGAAGGTGATCAGGGCCCGCTATGCCGACGGCGGCTTCGACGTTGTCGAGTGTCGGGACTGAACGGCAGTCATCGCCCATCGGATACCGCCGACCACCAGACGCCCGGCCGTCCGGATGACGGTGGCCTCGATCGGCGGGAAGTACGGCAGCAGCAATGGCATCCTGGCCCAACTCGGCAGCATCGACACCGACGTGGCGGCCAGCAGACCGTAAGGCGCCCGCGCAGCGACCGGTAGCGGGGGAGTCAGCAGCAGGAAACGGGCGGCGTCACGCGCCGCCGGCGTACCCGTGAGTTCTGGGCGGTACGCCTCGATCCGGTCGTGTAAGTCAGATTCCGTCAGTGGCGGGTCGGGTACGCCGAGCGCCTTTGCCACACAGGCGGTGTCGGCAACGTATCCGTCGCGGCCGTCCTGGTCGAGTGGTTGCGCACCGTAGAGCCGGTGGGCGAGCAGGAAGCTGTCGACCTCGGCGATGTGGACCCATTCGAGCAGATGCGGATCCGACGCCCGGTACGGCCTGCCGTCCGGGGCGATGCCGTGCACGCGTTGGTGGATGCCGCGCACCCGGTCGACGGCGCGTTGCGCATCGTCTGCGGGCCCGAAGGTGGTCACCGCGAGGAAGGTGCTGGTGCGCTGCAGCCGGCCCCACGGGTCGCCGCGGTAGTCGGAGTGCTCGGCAACGCCCGCCATCGCCAGGGGGTGCAGCGACTGCAGCAGCAGAGCGCGAAGGCCGCCGACGAACATCGACGCGTCGGCGTGCACTCTGCGGATCGGGCGGTCCTCGGCGAACCAGCGCGGGCCCGGTGTCTCGTGAATGCGCGCGCGGTTAGCGGGACCGTCGGGTCCCGCCACCATGCCGAACAGGCTGCGCCCCAATGACTGGCGCATCACGCCGAGATCGGGCAACACCGTCATGGCATCGACGGTACGCGAACGGATCTGTCGGTTTGGCCGTCCAACAGGGCGTCAATTATTAGTGTCGAGGCACGCAGGCACCGACGAACGGCAGGTGGCAACGATGCGGCAACGCGTTCTGAACACCGTGGCAGCGATGGTCATGGCGATGCCTGCGATATTTGCGGTAGGTAGCCCACCGGCGAATGCCGACGGGCCCACCGGGGGCGCGACGGGCGGCGGCGGAACCTTCCTGGCGTTCGCGCAGATCTTCCGGCGGTGCGACTTCAGCGGCAACACCCACATCGGGCCGACCGGGTATGCCGGACCGACCGCAACCGTGCGGCGCGCGGGCGGCGAGGTGGTGGCCGACGTGCAGGTGGTCAGGGCGATCCCGGGCACCGTCTACGTGGTGGGCCTGGTGCAGATGCCGCATTCTTCCGCCGTCGGCTGCAATCCCGGCGATCCCGGCGTGATCTCCGGTGTACTCACCGCCGACGGCTTGGGCAACGGCAGCGTGACCATCAGGGGACCGATCGCGTCCGGCACCACGGGTGCGTGGATGTATCTCAGTCGGCCGGGCTATCTGTCCCAGACCCCGGAGGAGTTCTACACCTCCGACTTCGTGGCGAAGCTCTAAGGCCACCGGTAGTCGAGCATCGGTTCCTCCTTGACCAGCGCGCCACCCGCGGTGACGCGGAGTTCGGTTTCAGACACCGAGTAGGTCACGCTGGCGTGCCGCGCGACGAACCTGTGCGGTTCGGTGTTGCGGGCCGTGGTGGCGAGCACCGCCTCGTCGCTGAGCCGAACCCCGCGGTACCCGTATCGACCACTTTCGTCGCCACAGATCACGACCAGCGATCCGGACGTCCTGCCGATCGCGACGGCGGTCTGGGCGCCGTCGCACCGAGCGGGGGAGTTGAGGAAGCCTTTCGCGTCAGTCGCGAAAGGGATGGGCGGCGCCGGGGTCGGGGTCGGTGGCGGCGGCGGAATGACCACCGCCGGCGGGGCCGGCGGCTTGGCGAGCGAACGGGGAACGGATTCGTGGGTTGCCCACTTGACCACCGTGCCCACCGAAACGATCAGTGCCGCAAGCAGTGCCGCCGACCCGCCCAGTGCCAGTCGCCTGCGCAACACCAGTTGTCGGGGCGAAGGCGGCTTTCGGTGCCGGCCGCGGGTTACCGAAGATCGCGTCAGATACCCCGAGCTGGTGGCCAAGGTCGCTCCCGTCATGCAACATCGTGCATTGTGTGTGCGGACATTCTGCACCACGGCGCCGCTATGGAAAATACGCCGCCGGCGATGCGAATCTTGTTGAAGCACTGGGCAATTTGCTAGCTACCCGTTGACGCTCGCGACAGTAATATTAGGGTGGCCGGGTGACCGTCTTCGCCATCGCACAACTGAAGTTCACCGACCGCGACGCCTACAACCGCTACCAGGCGGCGTTCATGGATGTGTTCTCCCGGTACTCGGGCACGCTGTTGGCCGCAGACGAGGCGCCGCAGGTGATCGAAGGCGAGTGGGACGGCGACAAGGTGGTGATGATGAGCTTTCCCGACGAACAAGCTTTTCGGGATTGGGCGGAATCACCTGACTACCAACGTATTTCAGAAGACCGACGGGCGGGCGCCGAGACAGCGGTGCTGTTGGTGCAGGCTATCCGGGGATGACCACGGTGAGCTCGTTGCCCTGACGTTCTACCTGCATGCCTGCCCGCCGCGCCACGCTTGCCACCTGCGTCGCATCGCCCGGTTCCGAGCGAGTGGTGGCCAGCACCCTGGCCAGCCGACCCTTGTGCGCTTTGTTGAAGTGGCTCACCACGGTGCGTTTACCGTCGGAACGCTCGGCCACCACGTCCACCTTGACGGCGTCTGGCAACCGTCCCAGCGCGGCGTAGGAACCCGAACGCAGATCGACGACCAATTCCTGCGACGCGATCTCCTTCAGCACGGGTTCCAGCAGCGGCCGCCATCGCGACGCCAGCGTCGGCTGGCCGGGCAGCTTCGAGGTCGCGGAGAGCCGGTAGGCGGGCACCGGATCATCGGCCCGCAGCATGCCAAACAGTGCGGAGCCGACCGCGAGTCGGCCGCGGGCGCGCGCAGCGGATGCGCCGCGCAGCGAGCCGATGTCCAGGGCGTCGTAGAGCACCCCGGTGTAGCGGTCGATCGCGGGCAACGTCGCCGCAGTGCGCAGGGCAGCGTTGCGCTCGATCTCGGCATGCTGGGACGCGGAGATGCCGAGCGCCTTGCGGCACGCGTCGTGGTCGCCCGCAAGCGCGACGAGTTCGTCGATCAGCGACGCACGCAACGGCTCGAGTTCCGGGTAGCTGAGCGCAGCCAACCTCAAGGGCGGACCCTCACCCCCGGCGCGCTTGGTTTCCGACGGCGGCAGCAGCACGATCACGATCGAGACGCTAGCCGAGCGGTGGATCAGGCAGGCGGAGGGACGTCCCCGGGCGGTGGCGGCGGTGCGAACGGATCGAGCCATCTCCGGCGGCGGCGCGGCCTCACCAGCCATCATCACCACCGGCGCCTCGGGCGCGGGCGGCGGCGCCAGCTCCGGCGGCGGCGGCGCGAACGGCATCATCGGATCCGGCGCGGGCGTCGCCTCGGGTGCAGGCCCCTGGTCGACCGCGATCGGCAAGAACATGTGGTGGGTGAACTGCCTCTGGTAGGCGCCGCCACCACCGACTCGCACGCCGCCGCCCTCACCGGAAGAGACCGGGGTGCCGTCGGGCAGCGTCGCGGCGGTGTGACCACCGTTCCAACCCACATTCAGGGCGCCTGGCTGCGTCCCGTACTTGAAGCCACGGGCGAGGAGCGCCCGTTCGATGTTGCCGGTGTTGAACCGATCGCCGTAGATCGGCCGGCCAGTTGCTGCGTTAGCGACCCACGAAACCAGGCCCGAGCAGTCCGTGCCACGGGGCGTGTCGCCGCCTGAGACGTACGGCGTGCCCGCAACCGAGTTCACGAGCGTCAAAAGCGTTACGGTAGCAAACATGCGGCCGGACGCTACTAGAGGGTTTTGTAACGGGCCAAAATCTGTGACGCCCTTCACAACTCGTCGCTCCGACGGCTCAGTTCACGAAATGTCATGAGCTGCCAAACAATTCAATACGGCACTGCTGCTTCAGATTTCGCAGATACCCGCTGGTAGTCACGGGTAATT includes:
- a CDS encoding fatty acid--CoA ligase yields the protein MQSTMQDFPLTVTGILRHGTSWHSNRRVTTATGDGYRDASYGEFGTRVAQLAHGLRQLGVADGDRVATFMWNNQEHLETYFAAPCMGAVLHTLNIRLAGEQIAFIANQAEDRVVVVNMSLAPLLADVLPQLTSVQTVIAVGDGDLAPLTVSGKDVIRYDDLLDGQPLEFGWPDLDERCAAAMCYTSGTTGNPKGVVYSHRSSYLHSMSVCTANGLGLRDGDRVLPVVPMFHANAWGQPYAAVMAGSDLLLPDRFLQAAPLVDMIEQRRPTVAAAVPTIWNDVLQYLHANPGRDISSLRIVACGGSAVPVGLMKEYEQSYGVHIRQAWGMTETSPLAAIATPPPEATEADHWTLRATAGRVISGVDVRLVDDAGCVLPNDGKAVGEIEIRGPWITGSYYQNADPAKFDDGWLRTGDVGRIDPQGFITLTDRAKDVIKSGGEWISSVELELLLADHPAVLEAAVVAVPDDRWQERPLAAVVGKQDAAVTAPELRKHLCDRVARFWLPERWTFIDEVPKTGVGKFDKKVIRARYADGGFDVVECRD
- a CDS encoding oxygenase MpaB family protein, whose amino-acid sequence is MTVLPDLGVMRQSLGRSLFGMVAGPDGPANRARIHETPGPRWFAEDRPIRRVHADASMFVGGLRALLLQSLHPLAMAGVAEHSDYRGDPWGRLQRTSTFLAVTTFGPADDAQRAVDRVRGIHQRVHGIAPDGRPYRASDPHLLEWVHIAEVDSFLLAHRLYGAQPLDQDGRDGYVADTACVAKALGVPDPPLTESDLHDRIEAYRPELTGTPAARDAARFLLLTPPLPVAARAPYGLLAATSVSMLPSWARMPLLLPYFPPIEATVIRTAGRLVVGGIRWAMTAVQSRHSTTSKPPSA
- a CDS encoding DUF1330 domain-containing protein; translation: MTVFAIAQLKFTDRDAYNRYQAAFMDVFSRYSGTLLAADEAPQVIEGEWDGDKVVMMSFPDEQAFRDWAESPDYQRISEDRRAGAETAVLLVQAIRG
- the yaaA gene encoding peroxide stress protein YaaA, which encodes MIVLLPPSETKRAGGEGPPLRLAALSYPELEPLRASLIDELVALAGDHDACRKALGISASQHAEIERNAALRTAATLPAIDRYTGVLYDALDIGSLRGASAARARGRLAVGSALFGMLRADDPVPAYRLSATSKLPGQPTLASRWRPLLEPVLKEIASQELVVDLRSGSYAALGRLPDAVKVDVVAERSDGKRTVVSHFNKAHKGRLARVLATTRSEPGDATQVASVARRAGMQVERQGNELTVVIPG